CTACTAATGAAAGCGCACCACGACTATCGGACTTCGACCTGGATATTCCCGACCAGCTCATTGCCCAGTTCCCCACACCACAGCGCGATCGCTGCCGCCTGATGGTCCTTGACCGGGCCAGCAAAACTATCGGTAGCCACCGGTTCCACCAGCTCCCGGAATTCCTCGATGAGGGGGATGTGCTTATCCTGAATGACACCCGGGTATTCCCCGCTCGCCTCCAGGCTGCCAAAGACGGGACCGGGGCGCAGGTGGAGGTTTTCCTGCTCAAGGAGCTGGAGAACGACCTCTGGGAAGTGCTGGTCAAGCCTGGTCGCAGAGTGCACCTTGGCAACCGCCTGACATTCAGCGGCGGCGTTCACTGCGAGGTCACCGATCACACCGCAACCGGGGGCCGGGTGGTGCGCTTCCATTACCCCGGTACTTCCTTTCATAATTTCCTGGAGAAATATGGCAGATCACCGCTGCCACCTTATATCCGTCGGGAGCCGGAACCCGGAGATCGAAGCGCTTATCAGACCGTTTACGCCCGCAACCGGGGGGCAGTGGCCGCGCCCACCGCGGGACTGCACTTCACCAGGGCACTCCTGGACGAGCTGTCCCGGAAAAAAGTGAGGATCGCCTATCTCACCCTGCACATTGGGCTGGGTACCTTCCGTCCGGTGAAAGTCGAAGATGTAACCCAGCATCATCTGGAAGCCGAATTCTATCGCGTCAGTAAGCGCACCGCCAGGATTGTTAACCAGGCAAAGGCCGGGGGAAAACGGGTGGTCGCCGTCGGAACCACCACCGCCCGGACCCTGGAAACCGTGGCCGTCTCCAGCCACCAGATTACCGACGGCGAGGGCTGGACTGACAAATTCATCTATCCCCCGTACACCTTCAAAATCGTCAGCGCGCTGATCACCAATTTCCACCAGCCCCGGTCAACCCTGATCATGTTGGCCTCCGCTTTTGCAGGCCAGGCGTTCCTCTTCGAAGCCTATCGGCAGGCAATCAGCGCGGGATATAAATTCTATAGCTATGGCGATGCTATGCTCATCCTATAATCCGGCTGGAATAGGCCCTGAAGCTGTGCACCAATCCATATCTACTTGAAATCGGCAATGTGGAGTGACAGACGTTAATCAAATAAAGGCAGCGGCGATTATCCCCGCCGCGGGACAGAGCACTCGCTGCGCCGGTGAGGCCAAAAAGCAATTCCGGCAGCTGGGGGGCAAACCCCTGCTGGTCCACACCCTGGAGCGCGTGTGGCGCGCCAGGGTGATTCGTACCGTTGTTGTAGTGGTACCGGAATCTGATCTAGGATATGCCCGCACATTATTGCAGCCCCTGGTCCCTGAAGGCATTGAATTGCAGGTCGTGGCGGGGGGTGAAACCCGGCAGGCTTCGGTTGCCGCCGGAATGGCCGCCCTGCCGGAGGATGTCCAGGTCGTTGTTGTGCACGACGCCGTCCGGCCCTTATTTGATCCCGAATGGATCGGTGCTACCGTTGACCTGTGCCGGGATTTTGACGGGGCCATTGTGGCCGTCCCGGCCACTGATACCCTGAAGGAGGTAGAGGCAGTGGCAACGACTAAAACTTCCTGTAGCGGCAGCATTAAAGGCACTCTCCCCCGGGAGTCCATCTGGCGCGCCCAAACACCCCAGACCTTCAGGGCGGATATCCTGCGCCGCGCCCTGCAACACGCCGCCGAGACACACCTGACCGGAACCGATGAGGCGTCCCTGGTGGAAGCCATCGGCGGGCGCATTGCCGTAGTGGAAGGATCACCCCGGAATATCAAGGTGACTACGCCCGACGACTGGCGCTACCTGGAGTGGAGGCTGTCACATGATTAGGACCGGCTTAGGAGTGGATGCTCACGGCTTCACAGCAGGCGATGGGTTTATGCTGGGCGGAGTCCATATACCCCACGACAAGTCTATCGCCGGGCACAGCGACGGGGACGTGGTACTCCACGCTATCGTGGATGCCCTGCTGGGAGCGGTAGCCAGGGGTGACATCGGCACCCATTTCCCTTCATCCGACCCTCAGTGGCGAGGAGCGAGCAGCCGGATCTTTCTGCAGCGGGCCCGAGAGATAGTGGCCGAAGCGAACGGCGAGATCTGCCACGTGGACTGCACGGTGATCCTCCAGGAGCCGGCCATCGGGCCCTATATTCCTGACATGCGCCGCCTTATCGCCGACGACCTGGCCGT
This Candidatus Neomarinimicrobiota bacterium DNA region includes the following protein-coding sequences:
- the queA gene encoding tRNA preQ1(34) S-adenosylmethionine ribosyltransferase-isomerase QueA: MDIPDQLIAQFPTPQRDRCRLMVLDRASKTIGSHRFHQLPEFLDEGDVLILNDTRVFPARLQAAKDGTGAQVEVFLLKELENDLWEVLVKPGRRVHLGNRLTFSGGVHCEVTDHTATGGRVVRFHYPGTSFHNFLEKYGRSPLPPYIRREPEPGDRSAYQTVYARNRGAVAAPTAGLHFTRALLDELSRKKVRIAYLTLHIGLGTFRPVKVEDVTQHHLEAEFYRVSKRTARIVNQAKAGGKRVVAVGTTTARTLETVAVSSHQITDGEGWTDKFIYPPYTFKIVSALITNFHQPRSTLIMLASAFAGQAFLFEAYRQAISAGYKFYSYGDAMLIL
- the ispD gene encoding 2-C-methyl-D-erythritol 4-phosphate cytidylyltransferase; the encoded protein is MTDVNQIKAAAIIPAAGQSTRCAGEAKKQFRQLGGKPLLVHTLERVWRARVIRTVVVVVPESDLGYARTLLQPLVPEGIELQVVAGGETRQASVAAGMAALPEDVQVVVVHDAVRPLFDPEWIGATVDLCRDFDGAIVAVPATDTLKEVEAVATTKTSCSGSIKGTLPRESIWRAQTPQTFRADILRRALQHAAETHLTGTDEASLVEAIGGRIAVVEGSPRNIKVTTPDDWRYLEWRLSHD
- the ispF gene encoding 2-C-methyl-D-erythritol 2,4-cyclodiphosphate synthase, with product MIRTGLGVDAHGFTAGDGFMLGGVHIPHDKSIAGHSDGDVVLHAIVDALLGAVARGDIGTHFPSSDPQWRGASSRIFLQRAREIVAEANGEICHVDCTVILQEPAIGPYIPDMRRLIADDLAVELDQVSIKATTTDHLGFIGRGEGIAAIAVATVKVSGE